Proteins encoded by one window of Arabidopsis thaliana chromosome 2, partial sequence:
- the SAG13 gene encoding senescence-associated gene 13 (senescence-associated gene 13 (SAG13); CONTAINS InterPro DOMAIN/s: Short-chain dehydrogenase/reductase, conserved site (InterPro:IPR020904), NAD(P)-binding domain (InterPro:IPR016040), Glucose/ribitol dehydrogenase (InterPro:IPR002347), Short-chain dehydrogenase/reductase SDR (InterPro:IPR002198); BEST Arabidopsis thaliana protein match is: NAD(P)-binding Rossmann-fold superfamily protein (TAIR:AT2G29290.1); Has 35333 Blast hits to 34131 proteins in 2444 species: Archae - 798; Bacteria - 22429; Metazoa - 974; Fungi - 991; Plants - 531; Viruses - 0; Other Eukaryotes - 9610 (source: NCBI BLink).) — protein sequence MLGAKVHTCARDETQLQERLREWQAKGFQVTTSVCDVSSRDQRVKLMETVSSLYQGKLNILVNNVGTSIFKPTTEYTAEDFSFVMATNLESAFHLSQLAHPLLKASGSGSIVLISSAAGVVHVNVGSIYGATKGAMNQLARNLACEWASDNIRTNSVCPWYITTPLSNDFFDEEFKKEAVRTTPMGRVGEANEVSPLVAFLCLPSASYITGQTICVDGGATVNGFSFKTMP from the exons ATGTTGGGAGCAAAAGTCCACACGTGTGCCAGAGACGAAACTCAGCTTCAAGAACGCTTACGTGAATGGCAAGCAAAAGGGTTTCAGGTCACCACTTCTGTCTGCGACGTCTCTTCTCGTGACCAACGAGTGAAACTCATGGAAACTGTTTCCTCTCTCTACCAAGGAAAACTCAACATCCTC GTCAACAATGTGGGAACGTCAATATTCAAGCCGACCACAGAGTATACAGCAGaagatttctcttttgtaatGGCTACAAATCTCGAGTCAGCTTTCCATCTCTCACAGCTTGCCCACCCATTGTTAAAAGCCTCTGGCTCAGGGAGCATCGTGCTCATATCCTCTGCTGCTGGAGTCGTGCATGTCAATGTTGGATCCATCTATGGAGCAACCAAAG GAGCCATGAATCAGCTGGCTAGAAACTTAGCTTGCGAATGGGCGAGCGACAACATAAGGACGAACTCTGTTTGTCCTTGGTATATCACAACTCCTTTAAGTAACGAT TTTTTCGATgaagagtttaagaaagaaGCGGTGCGTACGACACCAATGGGGCGTGTTGGAGAAGCAAATGAAGTCTCACCGCTTGTGGCATTTCTTTGTCTTCCTTCAGCTTCTTATATTACTGGTCAGACCATTTGCGTTGACGGCGGTGCCACTGTTAACGGTTTTTCCTTCAAGACTATGCCATAA